One region of Epilithonimonas zeae genomic DNA includes:
- a CDS encoding oxygenase MpaB family protein codes for MRNTILEPRFKDFPHFKDFWTKGNGKQLIDLSGAEVSFKDFEKFSNYFYHVDQIGDNVVKDVYFTKTFQEASREIEQYIRKGVSETDDVPESVQNLFQQTQTIPKWLDTNLLKYGAELCMRSNVDSLISLRDYCLIGGYDYAYLNKPLIVTEALKKGAVKRLSETLDFWVNVTRYNALETHKKGYEFAIKTRLIHSYARLSIKKHYTNWDTENWGEPINSWDMMATYIGFSLVFLHSLQKLENIVSDEEEKGLFHLWKYVGYLLGIPENLLPDDKKQATEYFYLWTAIQPPSDKDSVLLAHSLLNESLENPILKFNFQRKILRSLHISCTWFLLDDEVCKRLEIPQVHFRNAFPNTKRLINKIYDKLLSRESRIKKGNKDQMKVLEDYLRITKHSNFH; via the coding sequence ATGAGAAATACAATTTTAGAACCTAGATTTAAAGATTTTCCCCATTTCAAAGATTTCTGGACCAAAGGCAACGGAAAACAACTGATTGATCTTTCCGGGGCTGAAGTTAGTTTTAAGGATTTTGAAAAATTCTCAAATTACTTTTATCACGTTGACCAAATTGGAGATAATGTTGTGAAAGACGTTTATTTCACGAAAACATTTCAGGAAGCATCCAGAGAAATTGAACAGTATATAAGGAAAGGAGTTTCGGAAACTGATGATGTTCCGGAAAGTGTACAAAACCTTTTTCAACAGACGCAAACCATTCCAAAATGGTTAGATACCAATCTTCTGAAATATGGTGCAGAATTGTGTATGCGAAGTAATGTAGATTCTCTTATTTCTCTGCGGGATTATTGTTTGATTGGTGGTTACGATTATGCTTACCTCAACAAACCTCTCATCGTAACAGAAGCTTTGAAAAAAGGAGCTGTAAAACGACTTTCGGAAACATTAGATTTCTGGGTCAATGTCACCAGATACAATGCTTTGGAAACCCATAAAAAGGGTTACGAATTTGCAATAAAAACACGATTAATCCATTCTTACGCCAGGCTTTCCATCAAAAAGCATTATACAAATTGGGATACAGAAAATTGGGGAGAGCCTATCAATTCCTGGGATATGATGGCGACTTACATTGGTTTCAGTTTGGTTTTTCTTCACAGTCTTCAAAAATTGGAAAATATTGTTTCTGACGAGGAAGAAAAAGGTCTTTTTCATCTTTGGAAATACGTGGGTTATCTTCTGGGAATTCCCGAAAACCTTTTACCTGACGACAAAAAACAAGCAACCGAATATTTCTATTTGTGGACAGCAATCCAACCGCCTTCTGATAAAGATTCAGTTTTACTAGCCCATTCTCTTTTGAATGAATCATTGGAAAATCCTATTCTTAAATTCAATTTTCAGAGGAAAATACTACGATCTCTGCACATCAGCTGTACTTGGTTTTTATTAGATGATGAAGTTTGCAAAAGACTGGAAATACCACAAGTTCACTTTAGAAATGCCTTTCCCAATACCAAAAGACTGATTAATAAAATCTACGACAAACTCCTGAGCCGAGAAAGCAGAATC
- a CDS encoding CinA family nicotinamide mononucleotide deamidase-related protein, which yields MKTAVLITIGDEILSGNTVDTNSNFIATQLKEIGIKVLSIFTIPDEEKAIVSTLGKAFEMADVIFTTGGLGPTKDDITKKAYAEFFEDEMIFSDEIYEHLRAYLEKRNRLWILEHNKDQAMVLSKAKIFLNYFGTAPCMILEKNGTYCFSLPGVPYEVKPLVKDQIVPFLKEKLSLDHIVTRIVSVVDIPESILSETIEEWELALPKHISLSYLPVGTRVKLRLTASGTSQELLNAELENEITKLFPLIGENIIATQEDKIEKILGELLADKNLTISVAESCTGGELAHLITSVSGSSNYFLGSVVTYATQKKIDLLNVNPKTIEEFTVVSEQVASEMAMGCQDLFKTNIAVSTTGVAGPSKGEDGKDVGTVFYTIRIGNEEVTSKLFLPHLERLDFMHFISQKVIQDIVSLLIKK from the coding sequence ATGAAAACAGCAGTTCTGATTACTATCGGCGATGAAATCCTTTCTGGAAATACCGTGGATACCAACTCCAATTTTATTGCGACACAACTCAAAGAAATTGGAATAAAAGTGCTTTCTATTTTTACAATTCCGGATGAGGAGAAGGCGATTGTTTCCACCTTAGGAAAGGCTTTCGAGATGGCTGACGTCATTTTTACAACCGGCGGTCTGGGACCAACCAAAGATGACATTACTAAAAAGGCTTATGCAGAATTCTTTGAAGATGAAATGATTTTCTCTGACGAAATCTATGAACATCTACGAGCTTACCTAGAAAAAAGAAACCGACTCTGGATATTGGAACATAACAAAGACCAGGCAATGGTTTTGTCCAAGGCAAAGATCTTCCTCAACTATTTCGGAACTGCACCTTGTATGATTTTGGAAAAGAATGGAACTTATTGTTTTAGTCTGCCGGGTGTCCCTTACGAGGTAAAACCTTTGGTCAAAGACCAGATCGTTCCTTTCCTGAAAGAAAAATTATCACTTGACCATATCGTAACCAGAATAGTTTCTGTGGTTGATATCCCGGAAAGTATTTTGTCAGAAACGATTGAAGAATGGGAATTGGCTTTACCAAAACACATCAGCTTATCTTACCTGCCAGTTGGAACAAGAGTGAAATTGAGATTGACAGCTTCCGGAACTTCTCAGGAATTGCTGAATGCAGAACTGGAAAACGAAATCACAAAGCTGTTTCCTTTAATCGGAGAAAATATCATTGCTACACAGGAAGATAAAATCGAAAAAATCCTTGGCGAATTATTAGCGGACAAAAATTTGACAATCTCAGTTGCGGAAAGTTGCACAGGCGGAGAATTAGCTCATTTGATAACGTCGGTTTCCGGAAGTTCCAATTATTTCTTGGGAAGTGTTGTGACTTATGCCACCCAAAAGAAAATTGATCTTTTGAATGTCAATCCAAAAACGATTGAAGAATTCACGGTCGTAAGTGAACAAGTTGCTTCTGAAATGGCAATGGGTTGTCAGGATTTATTCAAAACCAATATTGCAGTTTCTACAACGGGAGTTGCTGGCCCATCAAAAGGCGAAGATGGAAAAGATGTCGGAACGGTTTTTTATACGATTAGAATCGGAAATGAAGAAGTAACTTCTAAGTTATTTCTGCCACATTTGGAACGGCTGGATTTTATGCATTTTATTTCGCAGAAAGTAATTCAGGATATTGTTTCATTATTGATCAAAAAATAA
- a CDS encoding dienelactone hydrolase family protein gives MKISLTVLTVLLGIQTGIAQQLKSVDYKDGNQKLNGLVTSNAGKKLSGVLILPAWKGIDNEAKNAAIELEKQGYIAFVADIYGEGNIPADNAAAAKIAGQYKQDYKAYQQRISVALEELKKQGANVDKIAVIGYCFGGTGALETARAGFPVAGVISIHGGLAKGNDRLNVPIKTKVLVENPADDESVKPEDMTNLLAELKNGKTDFQIITYANSKHTFTSPESPDYNEVMAKRAWNHTLTFLKEILK, from the coding sequence ATGAAAATCTCATTGACAGTATTAACAGTATTGTTAGGCATCCAGACCGGAATAGCTCAGCAATTAAAATCCGTAGATTATAAAGACGGAAACCAAAAACTGAATGGACTTGTGACATCCAATGCAGGAAAAAAACTTTCCGGAGTTTTGATTTTACCAGCCTGGAAAGGCATCGATAATGAAGCAAAAAATGCTGCAATAGAATTGGAAAAACAAGGTTACATTGCTTTTGTGGCCGACATCTATGGCGAAGGTAACATTCCTGCTGACAACGCTGCAGCCGCTAAAATCGCAGGACAATACAAACAAGACTATAAAGCTTATCAGCAGAGGATTTCCGTTGCTTTGGAAGAATTAAAAAAACAAGGAGCGAATGTTGATAAAATTGCCGTGATTGGTTATTGTTTCGGAGGAACCGGTGCTTTGGAAACTGCAAGAGCTGGATTTCCAGTGGCTGGCGTCATCTCTATTCATGGCGGATTGGCAAAAGGAAATGACAGGCTGAATGTCCCAATAAAAACCAAAGTCCTGGTCGAAAACCCTGCCGATGACGAAAGCGTGAAACCAGAGGATATGACTAATCTGCTTGCTGAACTTAAAAACGGAAAAACCGATTTTCAAATCATCACCTACGCCAATTCAAAACACACGTTCACCAGTCCGGAATCTCCGGATTACAACGAAGTAATGGCAAAACGCGCCTGGAATCATACTTTGACTTTTTTGAAAGAAATTTTGAAATAG
- a CDS encoding MFS transporter, protein MVEEQSKLSKAQVLGMAVVAGICVSNIYYAQPILHQIAETFKVSESKMGIMVGLGQVGYGAGLLTLVPLGDKVNRKKLILILLAILFCILAGIGIVSNYYFIFVFSLLLGLTAVAAQVILPMAAELSGNEKGKNVGIIFTGILVGILMARVFSGYISEWSNWKMVYYISAGFTIFSLGFVYFKLPSVKPSFSDSYLKLISSSFYQLKRFPQLRLYAIMGGIAFSIFCSFWTTLTFLLVEKPYQYSSDTIGLFGMLGIAGALVAPMIGKASDKGGSSKTQLIASIILLAGSVIIFLFPNYLISIILAVIFIDVGVQSIQVTNVALIYRLDQKANSRINTIYMTSYFAGGAIGTFIGLKCWETGGWHYVGLQLVIFSLIVFLMNIFKTFKSNSNQ, encoded by the coding sequence ATGGTAGAAGAACAATCGAAGCTGAGCAAAGCTCAGGTTCTCGGAATGGCAGTCGTAGCAGGGATTTGTGTTTCCAATATTTATTACGCACAGCCGATTCTGCATCAGATTGCAGAGACTTTCAAAGTTTCCGAAAGTAAAATGGGAATTATGGTTGGTTTGGGACAAGTTGGTTATGGTGCGGGATTATTGACCTTAGTTCCTTTAGGTGATAAAGTCAATCGTAAAAAATTAATCCTGATTTTATTAGCCATTTTATTCTGTATTTTGGCAGGAATAGGAATCGTTTCCAATTACTATTTCATTTTCGTATTCAGTTTGTTGTTGGGTTTGACTGCTGTAGCGGCACAAGTTATCTTACCAATGGCAGCGGAATTATCAGGTAATGAAAAAGGAAAAAACGTCGGGATTATTTTCACAGGAATTCTTGTCGGAATCTTGATGGCAAGAGTTTTCAGCGGTTATATTTCTGAATGGAGCAACTGGAAAATGGTGTATTACATTTCGGCAGGATTCACGATTTTTTCTCTAGGATTTGTCTATTTCAAATTACCAAGTGTCAAACCAAGCTTCAGTGATTCTTATCTTAAATTGATTTCGTCATCATTTTATCAGTTAAAACGATTTCCACAGCTGAGGTTATATGCAATAATGGGAGGAATTGCGTTCTCCATTTTTTGCTCATTCTGGACAACTTTGACATTTTTGTTGGTAGAAAAACCTTACCAATACAGTTCCGACACGATTGGACTTTTCGGAATGCTGGGAATTGCGGGAGCTCTAGTTGCACCAATGATTGGAAAAGCAAGTGACAAAGGCGGTTCCAGCAAAACGCAATTGATTGCAAGTATTATTTTGTTAGCAGGTTCGGTGATTATCTTTTTGTTCCCCAATTATTTAATATCAATTATTTTAGCTGTGATTTTTATCGACGTTGGTGTTCAATCAATTCAAGTGACGAATGTGGCGCTGATTTACAGACTAGACCAAAAAGCGAACAGCCGAATCAACACGATTTATATGACATCCTATTTTGCCGGCGGTGCGATTGGAACTTTTATCGGTTTGAAATGTTGGGAAACTGGCGGATGGCATTATGTTGGGTTACAGTTGGTCATCTTCAGTTTAATCGTATTTTTGATGAATATCTTTAAAACATTTAAATCAAACTCAAATCAATAA
- a CDS encoding aldo/keto reductase: protein MKKRLIKNTDLEIAPINFGGNVFGWTLDEKESFNILNKFAEGGFNFIDTADTYSWWVNGKGGQSEEIIGKWMKERKNRQGIVLATKVGSETKEHGFDISKRHILKSVDESLQRLGTDYIDLYYTHFDDNKTPVEETLSAYDEIVKAGKVRYIAASNVSPERLIESFEVAEKNNFPKYVALQPHYNLVEREKFETEYAPLVEKFGLSVFPYWSLAAGFLTGKYRTEADFENTTRGGGIKKYFDDKGRAVLAALDKVSEKHQSQPATVALAWLLANPLITAPIVSATSERQLQTIFDAPKLELDPEDLEILNQASK, encoded by the coding sequence ATGAAAAAACGATTAATTAAAAATACAGACTTAGAAATCGCTCCAATTAATTTTGGAGGAAATGTATTCGGATGGACTTTGGATGAAAAAGAATCATTCAATATTCTGAACAAATTCGCAGAAGGCGGATTCAATTTTATTGATACAGCCGATACCTACTCTTGGTGGGTCAATGGAAAAGGCGGACAATCTGAGGAAATCATCGGAAAATGGATGAAGGAAAGGAAAAACCGCCAAGGTATCGTTCTGGCAACAAAAGTAGGTTCAGAAACCAAAGAACACGGTTTTGACATTAGCAAAAGACACATTCTGAAATCTGTTGATGAATCTCTTCAACGTTTGGGAACAGACTATATCGATTTGTACTATACGCATTTTGATGATAATAAAACACCTGTTGAGGAAACCTTATCAGCTTATGACGAAATCGTAAAAGCCGGAAAAGTAAGATATATTGCGGCTTCCAATGTTTCTCCTGAAAGACTGATTGAATCTTTTGAGGTGGCCGAGAAAAATAATTTTCCAAAATATGTGGCGCTCCAGCCCCATTATAATCTGGTGGAAAGAGAAAAATTCGAGACGGAATATGCACCGTTGGTTGAAAAATTTGGCTTGAGTGTATTTCCATATTGGTCTTTAGCTGCAGGATTCTTAACCGGAAAATACAGAACTGAAGCCGATTTTGAAAACACAACAAGAGGTGGCGGCATCAAGAAATATTTTGATGACAAAGGAAGAGCAGTTTTGGCTGCGTTGGATAAAGTTTCAGAGAAACATCAATCTCAACCTGCAACTGTAGCTTTGGCTTGGTTATTAGCTAATCCATTGATTACGGCTCCAATCGTAAGTGCAACCAGCGAAAGACAATTGCAGACAATATTCGATGCGCCAAAGTTGGAATTGGATCCGGAAGATTTGGAAATTCTTAATCAAGCTTCAAAATAA
- a CDS encoding alpha/beta fold hydrolase, whose amino-acid sequence MKFLKIIAFLILSFNYLSAQNRPVLDIMLTNYQYPYDVHFLDLKSQNQDLKMAYMDVKPEKSNGKTVVLLHGKNFNGAYWKTTIQALSKEGFRVIVPDQIGFGKSSKPTEYQFSFQQLAQNTKAILDELKLEKIYLLGHSMGGMLATRFALMYPETVEKLILENPIGLEDWKLVAPYSSIDQNYQPELKADYESTKKYQSNFYYDNQWKPEYDEWVYLLTGWTKSPDYPKVALVNAKTSDMIFTQPVVYEFQNLNVPTLLIIGTRDRTAIGKANVKDKKLAESMGRYDLLGKATQQKIKGSKLVEIENVGHLPHIEVFEQFIKPVTEFFKP is encoded by the coding sequence ATGAAGTTTTTAAAAATAATCGCTTTTTTAATTTTATCCTTTAATTATTTATCGGCTCAGAATCGTCCTGTCTTGGATATAATGTTGACCAATTATCAATATCCTTATGATGTTCATTTTCTTGATTTAAAAAGTCAGAATCAGGATTTGAAAATGGCTTATATGGATGTGAAGCCGGAAAAATCTAATGGTAAAACGGTTGTTCTGCTTCACGGCAAAAACTTCAACGGTGCGTATTGGAAAACAACGATTCAGGCTTTGAGCAAAGAAGGATTTCGGGTGATTGTTCCTGACCAGATTGGATTTGGAAAATCTTCAAAACCTACAGAATATCAATTCAGTTTTCAGCAATTAGCTCAGAATACCAAAGCGATTTTGGATGAATTAAAACTAGAAAAAATTTATCTTTTGGGACATTCGATGGGTGGAATGTTGGCGACAAGATTTGCTTTGATGTATCCCGAAACGGTTGAGAAATTAATCCTCGAAAATCCAATCGGGCTAGAAGACTGGAAATTGGTTGCGCCTTACAGTTCAATTGACCAAAATTACCAACCCGAACTTAAAGCCGATTACGAATCCACTAAAAAATATCAAAGTAATTTCTATTATGACAACCAATGGAAACCAGAATATGACGAATGGGTTTATCTGCTGACAGGCTGGACAAAATCTCCCGATTATCCAAAAGTCGCTCTGGTCAATGCCAAAACTTCGGATATGATTTTCACACAGCCAGTCGTTTATGAATTTCAAAATCTGAATGTTCCAACTTTATTAATCATCGGAACAAGAGACAGAACAGCGATTGGAAAAGCCAATGTGAAAGATAAAAAATTAGCCGAATCGATGGGACGTTACGACTTATTAGGCAAAGCCACTCAGCAAAAAATAAAAGGTTCGAAATTGGTAGAAATAGAGAATGTGGGACATCTTCCACACATCGAGGTTTTTGAGCAATTCATCAAACCTGTCACAGAATTTTTTAAACCATAA
- a CDS encoding DoxX family membrane protein: MKDFKTTYFFLRLPIAISLLGHGLVRLPKLAIFSNWMLTTMEKSAIPSFLIVPFSYLLPIAEFLIGLALLIGFQTKYAIYSGLVLMSLLILGSASIENWSAIEAQLLHSVYLGGLLWFYEKYKPVPNH; this comes from the coding sequence ATGAAAGATTTCAAAACGACGTATTTCTTCTTAAGATTGCCAATAGCTATTTCCTTATTAGGACACGGCTTGGTACGATTGCCAAAGCTAGCAATATTCAGTAATTGGATGCTAACAACAATGGAAAAATCTGCAATTCCGAGTTTCCTGATTGTACCTTTCAGTTATCTTTTACCGATTGCAGAATTTCTAATTGGATTGGCTTTATTAATTGGATTCCAAACTAAATACGCGATTTATTCAGGATTGGTTTTGATGAGCTTATTGATATTGGGAAGTGCATCTATAGAAAACTGGAGTGCAATAGAAGCACAATTGTTGCATTCAGTCTATTTGGGTGGATTGCTTTGGTTTTATGAAAAGTATAAGCCTGTTCCAAATCATTAA
- a CDS encoding aldo/keto reductase: MEYRFLGKSGLKVPVLSFGTATFGGEGDFFKAWGNTQVEEAKKLINICLDAGVNLFDTADIYSDGKSEEVLGKAIEGISRDQLILSTKATFTFGEGPNNQGSSRLHILKQIEGSLKRLGTDYIDIYHMHGFDGNTPVDETLKVLDELVTSGKVRYIAASNFSGWHLMKSLGISEKYGWSKYVAHQVYYSLANRDYEWELMPLGLDQNVGSIIWSPLASGRLSGKHGRNKPVPQDGRIAQGGSPVPEAVVQEEIFYNTIDALEEVAGEVRKTVAQVALNWLLQRPTVSSIIIGARNEEQLKQNLEAVGWNLTREQVEKLDKASEVPPTYPYWHQWKNKSLNPTPDFYSHLK, from the coding sequence ATGGAATATAGATTTTTAGGAAAATCGGGACTGAAAGTTCCTGTTCTTAGTTTCGGGACGGCTACTTTTGGTGGTGAAGGCGATTTCTTCAAAGCTTGGGGAAACACACAGGTAGAGGAAGCCAAAAAGCTCATCAATATTTGTTTGGATGCAGGTGTTAATTTATTTGACACAGCTGATATTTATTCTGATGGAAAATCAGAAGAAGTTTTGGGAAAAGCAATTGAAGGGATTTCGCGAGATCAATTGATTCTTTCTACAAAAGCGACTTTCACTTTTGGCGAAGGTCCAAACAATCAAGGTTCTTCCCGACTTCATATTTTGAAACAAATCGAAGGCAGTCTGAAACGGCTCGGCACAGATTACATCGACATTTACCATATGCACGGCTTCGACGGTAATACACCTGTTGATGAGACTTTGAAAGTTCTGGATGAATTGGTAACCAGCGGAAAAGTCCGTTATATAGCAGCTTCCAATTTCTCTGGATGGCATCTGATGAAGTCTCTTGGGATTTCTGAAAAATACGGTTGGAGCAAATATGTAGCGCATCAGGTTTATTATTCTTTAGCCAACCGCGATTACGAATGGGAATTGATGCCGCTCGGACTCGACCAAAATGTCGGTTCGATTATCTGGTCGCCATTGGCTTCGGGAAGATTAAGTGGAAAACACGGCAGAAACAAACCTGTTCCGCAAGATGGCAGAATTGCGCAAGGCGGAAGTCCGGTTCCGGAAGCCGTTGTTCAGGAAGAGATTTTTTACAATACGATTGATGCATTGGAAGAAGTGGCTGGCGAAGTTAGAAAAACTGTCGCTCAGGTTGCATTGAATTGGCTTTTGCAGCGTCCTACCGTTTCCAGCATTATTATTGGTGCAAGAAACGAGGAACAATTAAAACAAAACCTGGAAGCTGTCGGCTGGAATCTAACCCGTGAACAAGTCGAAAAACTTGATAAAGCCAGCGAAGTCCCACCAACTTATCCTTATTGGCATCAATGGAAAAATAAAAGTCTGAATCCGACGCCTGATTTTTATAGTCATCTGAAGTAA
- a CDS encoding DUF3861 domain-containing protein: MEKRNNSYQLDLKEIKLKDGSEGTKTLSFEFDNHDDLFNIFEIIKSKKIFEDDNTSTEFALGLKLFTEVMLKNKQHPLFEELRPAIVEFMKKLKSQ, from the coding sequence ATGGAAAAAAGAAACAATTCTTATCAATTAGATTTGAAAGAAATAAAACTGAAAGACGGCTCCGAAGGCACAAAAACATTAAGTTTTGAATTTGATAATCACGATGATTTGTTTAATATTTTTGAAATAATCAAGTCCAAGAAAATCTTCGAAGACGACAATACATCCACCGAATTTGCTTTAGGATTGAAACTTTTCACGGAAGTGATGCTGAAGAATAAACAACATCCTTTGTTTGAAGAACTGAGACCTGCGATTGTGGAGTTTATGAAGAAGCTGAAAAGTCAGTAA
- a CDS encoding AraC family transcriptional regulator encodes MKKKQFSPLEIDCFETEEYPLPRHSHTYYELVYIFKGCGNHHLNNLIMPYKAGDLYLISPEDEHYFDIKKQTKFAFIKFNDSFFESNKHLAPDTLMTASPMDIMRNPMLKEIKLCFDEPCKTILRKTVENIVDYDKICDVTTSPIMFFQVLSLFGLIREASAKLNVRIDNGVPSQEDLISYIHQNIYRPETIRIKTIASHFNISPTYFSAYFKRNFEMSYRNYINNYRLALIEKRIESGKNTIKQIAYEFGFTDESHLSHYFKNKKSKTLGSYKVKSKNLTQSLDTQLTNIP; translated from the coding sequence ATGAAGAAAAAACAGTTTAGCCCTTTGGAAATCGATTGTTTTGAGACTGAAGAATATCCTTTGCCGAGACACAGTCATACATACTATGAGTTGGTTTATATCTTCAAAGGCTGTGGGAATCATCATTTGAACAATTTGATAATGCCTTACAAAGCTGGAGATTTGTATTTGATTTCTCCCGAAGATGAACATTATTTCGATATCAAAAAACAGACGAAATTTGCTTTTATCAAATTCAATGACAGTTTTTTCGAAAGCAACAAACATCTTGCGCCGGATACTTTGATGACCGCTTCTCCGATGGATATTATGAGAAATCCAATGCTGAAGGAAATAAAACTCTGTTTCGATGAACCTTGCAAAACGATTCTGAGAAAAACGGTGGAAAATATCGTTGATTATGATAAAATCTGCGATGTGACGACTTCTCCGATTATGTTTTTCCAAGTGTTATCCTTATTTGGATTGATTCGTGAAGCATCTGCCAAGCTGAATGTCAGAATTGATAATGGTGTTCCGAGTCAGGAAGATTTGATTTCGTACATTCATCAGAATATCTATCGTCCGGAAACGATTAGGATCAAAACGATTGCTTCGCATTTTAATATTTCACCGACTTATTTCAGTGCTTATTTCAAACGAAATTTCGAGATGTCTTATCGCAATTACATCAACAATTACCGATTGGCTTTAATCGAAAAACGAATAGAATCAGGAAAAAATACCATTAAGCAAATTGCTTATGAGTTTGGGTTTACGGACGAAAGTCATCTTTCCCATTATTTCAAAAATAAGAAAAGCAAAACGCTAGGTTCTTATAAAGTGAAAAGTAAAAACTTAACTCAAAGCCTCGATACACAACTCACGAACATTCCATAA
- a CDS encoding Txe/YoeB family addiction module toxin encodes MSYEIELTDDAHSDIQKHKKAGDKKTLLKINKLLDELREHPTSGTGKPEKLKHYKIETWSRRISDKHRLIYRIQDEKIIVLVLSFWGHYNDK; translated from the coding sequence ATGAGTTACGAAATAGAGTTAACTGATGATGCTCACTCTGATATTCAAAAACACAAAAAAGCAGGAGATAAAAAAACGCTTCTAAAAATCAATAAACTTTTGGATGAATTAAGGGAACATCCAACCTCGGGAACTGGAAAACCAGAAAAGCTAAAACACTATAAAATCGAAACTTGGTCTAGAAGAATCTCCGACAAACATAGACTAATTTACAGAATCCAAGATGAAAAAATAATCGTTTTGGTGCTTTCTTTTTGGGGACATTACAATGACAAATAA
- a CDS encoding DUF2683 family protein: protein MESITIYPKNEKQKSLLKSLLEELKVRFEVAEIENPKLSEEDFYAKIDKSIAQSEAGKTQILSKDKQKELLGL, encoded by the coding sequence ATGGAAAGCATCACTATTTACCCAAAAAATGAGAAGCAAAAATCTTTGCTCAAATCTTTATTAGAAGAATTAAAAGTTCGTTTTGAAGTTGCGGAAATAGAAAATCCAAAACTTTCTGAAGAAGATTTTTATGCGAAAATTGATAAATCAATAGCACAATCCGAAGCTGGTAAAACCCAAATCTTGTCAAAAGATAAGCAAAAAGAGCTTTTAGGATTATGA
- a CDS encoding DUF6157 family protein, with protein MKTHTTNYTNTLIEIAEDSPVSASVIPAVKNDKKTIANYQYEKLSKHPLKYTSDELLFEIFAERNDISPSELEEEKQNFFSKGQACLRTSPLVKKNGFGIFHNQDSKVQLVPAESEEYQELLKDGFVKKVKAMRSNK; from the coding sequence ATGAAAACCCACACCACCAATTACACCAACACCTTGATAGAAATTGCTGAAGATTCTCCGGTTTCTGCATCAGTAATTCCGGCTGTGAAGAATGATAAAAAGACGATTGCCAATTATCAATACGAGAAACTTTCCAAACATCCTCTGAAATATACTTCTGACGAATTGCTTTTCGAAATTTTTGCGGAACGAAATGATATTTCGCCTTCAGAATTGGAAGAAGAGAAACAAAATTTTTTCTCAAAAGGTCAAGCTTGTTTGCGGACTTCGCCTTTGGTGAAGAAAAATGGATTCGGGATTTTCCATAATCAGGATTCGAAAGTTCAATTGGTTCCCGCTGAGTCGGAAGAATATCAAGAATTATTGAAAGATGGTTTTGTTAAAAAAGTCAAAGCGATGAGGTCTAACAAGTGA